TCCGTCACCGAACGGCCCGGCAGGTCGACGCAGCGGACGCGGTGCGAGCACGTGGCCGCTGACGCGGCTCCGTGCCGATCGGCCTCCACGTTCGATACGATGCCGGACCGTGATGACCAGCGTGCCCGAGGTCGTCGCGGAGTACGATGCACACGACGCGGAGGAGGCGGGATGCGACTGAGAGTCTTGGCCCTGCTCGGATGTTTCGCGGCGTGTGGCTCGCCTGACCCCGTGCCGTCGCTTCAGGCGATCGAGGCGCGGATGCGCGCGGCGATGGCGGAGGCTCACGCGAACGGCATCGCCATGGCCGTGATCGATGAGGGGCGGGTCGCAGGCGTGTGGGCCCATGGCGTTCGCAATGCGAAGAACGAGCCGCTGCAGACCGATACCGTGATGTACGGCGCGTCGTTGACCAAGACCGTGATGGCGTACGCCACGCTGACGCTCGTGGATCGCGGCGTCCTCGGTCTCGACGCGCCCCTGGCTTCGTACCTCGACCGGCCGCTCACCGAGTACGGCGACGGCGATGCGCACCTCGCGAAGTACGGCCCCTATCGCGACCTGGCGGGCGACGATCGCTGGCGCCGGATCACGGCGAGAATGGCGCTCACCCATTCCACCGGCTTCGAGAATTTCTGGTTCGTCGAGCCGGACCGCAAGCTGCGGATTCACTTCGATCCGGGCTCGCGCTTCAGCTACTCCGGCGAGGGCTTCAGTCTGCTGCAGTTCGTGATCGAGCACGGGAGCCGGGCGAAGGGGCTCGGCGAGGACGTCAAGGCGCTCACCGACGGCATCTTCGCGCGGCTCGGCATGACGCGCACCAGCCTGCAGTGGCGGTCCGACTTTCGGCCCAACCTCGCCGATGGCTGGAGAGACGACGGCCAAGCGGTCGAGCACGATGAACGATCCAACGTGCGCGTCGCGGGCTCGATGGACACGACCATCGACGATCTGTCGAAGTTCGCGGCAGCGCTCGTCCGCGGCGACGGCCTGTCGCCGGCAGCGCGGGCCGAACTGACGAAGCCCGGCGTGGCGATCACGACCGCGCACCAGTTCCCGACGTTCGGCATGGAGCTGCCCATCGAGCAGCGCCGCCGCGATCTCGCGGCGGGGCTGGGCGTGATCGTGTTCGATGGACCGCAGGGCCCCGGGTTCTTCAAGGGAGGTCACGACGCGCAGACCGCCAACACGCTCGTCTGCGTGGAACGGCGCCAGCGCTGCGTGCTCATCCTCGCGAACGACGTCCGTGCCGAGTCCCGCTTCGCCGATCTCGTCTCGTTCGTCCTGGGCGAGACCGGCGTGCCGTACGATTGGGAGTACGGCAGCCAGGCAGGGAAGTCGTGACTGCGATCATCGATTCATCGATGGCGCGCGCCTCCCGCTGGCGGTCCGGCGTCCCGGACCGCCTCGGCTGCCAGGCCCGGCTCACCGCGGCGACAGTCTCGCCGGCGTGTGCGCGAGGCCGTGGGTCACGAGCGACGTGGCCGACGCGCCGAGCTCCACGGCGCGCGCGAGCGTCAGCGCGCTGATCGAGATGACCACGTCGCGCACCGCGACGTCGAAGTGCCCGCCGAGGACGAGGTTGACGCTCACGAAGAGCAGCCAGGCGCTCGCGACGTAGGCGCCGATCCGCGGCGCGAGCCCGAGCAGCATGATGCCGACCGCGACTTCCACGATGCCGACCACGGCCATGAACGCCGGGATCGAGATCGGCAGGAGCGCCGCGGCCGTGGGGCTCACGTAACTGCCCCAGTCGGCGAGCAGGTTGAAGAACTTGTCCAGCCCCGCCAGCGTGGCGGTCAGGCCGAGCGCGATGTGCAGGGCACGGAAACGAGCCGAGAGTCGAGCATCCATGTGGTGAGCCTCCGTCATAATCGAGATCTCGCCGGACGGAACGTGACAGCCGGGATCGGTTGTCACGCTTTGCCTCGTGCCGACTCTGTAGGGAAGGAGCCCGAGATGCCTGCGCCTGCCGTCCTCTCCGATCCGTCGACCCCGCTCTCCGACGAGGACGTCGTCGCCAGGGTGATCGGCGGCGACGTCGCGCTGTTCGAAGTGCTGATGCGCCGGCACAACGAGCAGGTGTACCGCGCGGCGCGCGCCATTCTTCGCGACGAGCGCGAGGCCGAGGACGTGATGCAGGCCGCCTACGTCAACGCCTACACGCACCTCGCGCAGTTCGACGGCCGCGCGAAGTTCTCGACCTGGCTCACGAAGATCGCCGTGTACGACGCGCTCGCGCGCGTGCGCCGTCGCGGCCGCTACACGTCGCTCGACGACGACTCCGCGGGGACGATCATGCCCGTCACCTCGACGCCCGATCCCGAACGACATGCGTTCAGCGTCGAGCTGCGCCGGCTGATCGAGGCGGCCGTGGACGCGCTCGGCGATGGCTACCGGGAAGTGTTCGTGCTCCGGCAGGTGCAAGGGCTCGACACGGCCGAGACCGCCGAGGTGCTCGGCGTGAGCGAAGAGGTGGTGCGGACGAGGTTTTCTCGCGCACGGCACCAGTTGCGTGAGGCCCTCGCCGATCGCGTGGGCGACGCGGCGACGAGCGCGTTCACGTTCGGCCATGCGCGATGCGACGCCGTCGTGTCGAGCGTGATGGCGCGGGTGCTCGCCGCGGACGCCCACAGCCGCATCCGCCAGCGACGCTGATTCACCTGCAGCACCGAGCGCGAGGACTGGGCGACGCCGCGTTTCGCCGTATGGCGCGCGGACGGCGGTCACGTCTCGCCGTGGCGCGCGGGCAACGGCACGTCGCATGGGAGCGGGCGGCGCCACGTCGCATGTCGGCGGGCGACGCCACGTCGCATGCGGGCGGGCGACGCCACGTCGCATGGGGGCACGACGGCGTCCCGTACAATGGCGCCGTGCGCCCGTAGCTCAGCCGGATAGAGCACCGGCCTTCTAAGCCGGGGGTCGCAGGTTCGAGTCCTGCCGGGCGCGCCAGTGTTCGTATGTAGGTGTGACACTGGTGTGACACTTCGTCACGCATTCTGACCTCCCGCGACCGCCTCGAGCGTCCGTCGCTTCCAGTTGACCTCCGGGTCATTGCGCAGCTCCTCGTCGGTCACGTCCAGATGCCGCTGTGTCTGCTGAACGCTGGCGTGTCGGAGCATCAACTGGATGACGCGGATATCGACGCCGTCGGCCACGGGCAGGCGCCTTCGTGCCGACGATCGTGCCCATGCAGATCGATCTCGTGGAGCTTCGTGCGATCGACGCGGGCGCCAGGCTTCGCACGCTTCGTCTCGTGGCGTTTCGGTCCAAGTGTTCCGCGTCGACTCAGGACGGCCGCGGAGGCGGCCGTTCGGATCGAAGGGAATGCGCCGGTTGTCCTTGTCCTTGGTTGTCTGGCCAGGAATGCCGATGGTGTGAATGTCCCATGCGGCACGAAAGGCGAGCATCACGAAGCGTGTCGGCCCACACAGGTTCCGGCACTCGTTCGCGACACACCTGCTCGAGGACGGCCCTCGTGAATGGACGCCCGGAGGCGTGGCCGGTCTACTCCACAACAAGTAGTTGGGCCTCGGAAACAACAGCAGGCGTGATTCGAGATCGTCTTGGAGTAGCCTCAAGTCATGACTCAGGCTGTGAAGGAGTTGGTCCATCGGTTCGAGGCGTTGCCGGCGGCGGAGCGCGAGGAAGTGCTCGCGGAACTGCTTCGCCGCGCCCGGTCTGAGCCACACGATCTTCCGACCGATGAGGACCTGACTGCGGCTGCGGATCGGCTCTTTCGAGATCTCGACGCACGTGAGCACGGTCGGTGAAGGGACCGCGGCGGGGTGAAGTGTGGCTCGTCGATCTGGGCATGGCGGCCGAGGTTCGGCCGGCTCTGGTGATCAGCGTTGAGGCCATCGACGCGGACCGGGCGCTCGCTACGCTCGTCCCCCACACGACGAGTGCGCGCGGTACTCAGTTCGAGGCTGCCGTGTCCGTGGGTTCCTGAAGGCGGGCGTGTTCGACGTGCAGGACCTCGTCACGATTCCGCATGCGAAATCGCTGCGAGCACTCGGCAGCTTGAATTCGCAGCAACTCAGTACTGTCGAGGCCGCAGTTCGCCGTTGGTCGGGGCTTGGGAACTCCGAGGCCTAACATCCAAATGGAGCCGACGCACCGGCTGTCCCGTGCTCGTGTCGCTGCGGCGCGCGGCTCATGTCGATGAGACGGTCCTTGGCCTGTTCGTGCGCGCGATAGACCTGAAGGTCGTGTTTTCGAGTTCCCGTTCGCGCCCCAAGCCTGTGTAGAACGTCTGCGGACACGACGGATGCAGCCTGAGCGGCCGCGGCGTGACACGCCGTAATCGTCTGGGGTGGGAAGGAGTTGCCTCTCACCCTCGAAACAGGCCGTAAAATCAGGCGACGAGACGCGTTCTCGCCGGTGGGGAATAGCGTGAGCCCACAGTCCTGGATCAACACCGCGCTTCGCTCCGTGATTTGGCTGGGAGCCGCCGCGGGCTGGGCGTATCTCCAGAAGCCCGACGGGGCGACTGTCGTCACGGTGCGCACGGATGCCATCGGTTGGCTGGGCGGAGGCATCGTCCTCGCCGGCTTGGTTCTCCATTTCTGGGGTAGCGCGGCGCTCGCGCGGGGCGAACGTCGCGGAGCGAGCAGGCCCGTCACGGATGGGCCATTTCGGTACATCAGGCATCCGATCTACCTGGCAGGCATCGTGCTGTTGCTGGGCGTGGGCTTGCTCTGTGCCCCGTTGCGTGCCGTGGACGTGGGCGTGCCGCTGCTCCTGCTCGCCTACTTTCACGTCGCCGTGGTTCGAGTCGAGGAACCTGAGCTGCGGCGGCGCTTCGGCTCGACGTATGAAGAGTACTGCGAGCGGGTCCCGAGGTGGCTTCCCGTTCCGACGTCGGGCGCACGCGCCGCCGAACAGCGTGACTCAGCGACCGACGCTGCACGCCGCCGCTGATCTCGTCGCGCCCGCTCGTCCACGCAGCGCGGTTTGCGCAAGCGACCTGGCGCGACGCTCTCGAACGTGTCCGCGAGATCGTCACGCAGGACGCGGCGCACCGCTTCGCGAGTACCGGAACGCGCCGCCGCTGGGTTGGGTGAGCGACACCATGCGAAGACCGTCGTGAGCCGAAAGTCGCTTCGACCGATCGAAGCTCGCGGAGGGAGCCGGTGATCGTCGGCGACGCGCGCTGCGATCGACTGCCGGCGTTCGCAACGCTCGACCGCCTGACGTTCGCGCTGTCCGGATCTCGGCTTCAGCCGCCGAAGCTGACGGCGTGCTTGCGGGGAATGCCGATCGACCGCGGTTCGATCTGCAGCGTGGCCCGCGCCGGCTTCGGACGGCCGCTGAGGCTCCGCTCCACGAACGCCGTGCGGTCGGGCATCCCGGTGTACTGCGGATTCCCGATCGTCACCCAGGTCGTCACGCGGCCGTCCGGCTCATAGCGGGCATCGGCCCACTTCCCGACGATGCCCTCCAGGTCGTGCCGGCAGGCGGCACGATGGAAGTCCACGCCGTAGCCTCGGACGTGATCCACGTAGCGAATGGCGCTGCGCTGCAGCAGCGCAGCGAGCCGCGTCTTCCGTTCGGTCAGCGGATACGGGCGCCAGTCCTCGCCGTCGAGCCAGATCAAGTCGAACGCCGCGAAGCCTGGCGTGTCACGACCGAGCAGCAGCGCCTTCAAGTCGGTGCGGCCATCCGTTCCGAAGCAGGCGATCTCGCCGTCGAGGATGGCGTCGTCGACCGGCAGGCCGGCCACCGCCGCCGTGAGGTCCGGCCAACGGCGCAGGACGCGGCCCTCGCGCGAAACCAACTCGCACACGCCGTGCGCGACGTACGCGATGGCGCGAACGCCGTCGAGCTTCGGCTCGAACACCCAGCCGGGATGGTCGAACGGCTCGCGGGCAGCCGCAGGCCGCATCGGCAGGACCCGAGGGAGTTGGCGCATCCCACCCAGTCTACCTATCTACCTCCCCCCCCGGCCGGACCGATCTACCAATCCGCCAGCCAGGCGCCGGCGGCCGCCAGCGCAACCGCGCCGCGCCGGCCGTCGACCTATCCGGCCATCAGCACGTCGAGCAGGCCGGGCGGCAGCGGTCGCGGGCGGCGAATCCCCGCGCTATTCGGGCGGTGGCGCCGCCGCGGCGTCGCCGCGGCGCGTGTCGGCACGCCGGGACGCCGTTTTCTGGCTCGCCGGCGCCGGCGTGATGTTCTGGTTCACGCGAAACAGGTTGTGCGGGTCGTACACGGCTTTCACGGCGGCCAGCCGGACGTAGTTCTCGCCGAAGGTCGCCTCGAGCCGATCCGCCGACTCGTCGTCCATCATGAAGTTGACGTACCCGCCGCCCCGGTTGAACGGGTGGACGGCCTTCCAGTACTCGCGCCCCCAGGTCCGCAGGCGGTCAGCCTTTCCGGGATCGGCGTCGATCCCGGCGATCACCATCGACCACGTCGCCTGCCGCTCGTGCCACGCCGTCGCGTCCTTCGCGACGCGACGCACGGCGCCGTCGATCGGGTAGAGGTGCATCAGCGAGAAGTCGCTCGGCGCGCGAGCGGCCTGCGCGATGTGCACGTCGATCGCCTCGTCGGGCAGCGACGCGACGAAGTCGCCTTTCCAGTACCACTGCAGCCCTTTCGGGAAGAAGCCGTCGAAGAGCGACTGCATCGCCGGGAACGGCGTCGGGCCCATCCAGTTGAACAGCGGCGCCGGCACGCTGTCGAGCAACGGCTCCATCGCCCGCGCGCCGGCCGCCGGCGTGCCGTTGAACGCGCCGATGACCGCGCAGGCCCGCTTGCCCCAGTGGGGCTTGGGAAACGGATCGGTCGGCGGCACGGTCTTCAAGCCGATGAACACGCCCAGCTCCTCGGGCGCTCCAGGCAGGAACTCGCGATAGGCTCGCATCACGGCGCGTGCATCGGCGGCGTCCCAGAAGATCGGACCGCCGTACACGGTGCTCACCGGATGGGCCTGGAACAGAAAGCTCGTGACGACGCCGAAGTTGCCGCCGCCGCCGCGAAGCGCCCAGAACAGGTCCGGGTGCTGCGTGGCGCTGGCCGTGACGAACGAGCCGTCGGCGAGCACGACGTCCGCTTCGAGCAGGTTGTCGATCGTCAGGCCGTGCTTCCGCGTGAGGTAGCCGGTGCCGCCGCCGAGCGTGAGGCCGGCCACGCCGGTGCTCGAGACGATGCCGAACGGCACGGCGAGGCCGAAGGCGTGCGTCGCATGATCCACCTCGCCCGACGTGCAGCCGGCGTCGACCCGCACGGTCCGGCTCTGCGGATCGACGCGGACGCCTTTCAGCATCGACAGATCGATCACGAGGCCGCCGTCGCACGTGCCGAATCCCGGGCCGTTGTGCCCTCCGCCCCGGATGGCGAGCAGCAGCCCCTCCTCGCGCGCGAGGTTCACCGACGCGATGACGTCGGCGACGTTCGCGGCCCTCGCGATGAGCGCCGGGCGCCGATCGATCATGGCGTTGTACACGGCGCGCGCGCCGTCGTAGTCCGGATCGGCCGGGCGAATCAGTCTTCCACGCAGACTCTTCTCGAATGCCGCGATGGCGTCGTCACGCATGGCAGGCCTCCTGAAGGAAGCGGATCACATGAGCGACTGGGGGAGGCGAAATCCTAGCACGTCCGGGGCGCCGTGGAGCTAGGCCCGTCCGGAGACGGCCTCCTCGCGGTTCCGGACGAGATCCGACAGCTCG
This Acidobacteriota bacterium DNA region includes the following protein-coding sequences:
- a CDS encoding beta-lactamase family protein, which gives rise to MRLRVLALLGCFAACGSPDPVPSLQAIEARMRAAMAEAHANGIAMAVIDEGRVAGVWAHGVRNAKNEPLQTDTVMYGASLTKTVMAYATLTLVDRGVLGLDAPLASYLDRPLTEYGDGDAHLAKYGPYRDLAGDDRWRRITARMALTHSTGFENFWFVEPDRKLRIHFDPGSRFSYSGEGFSLLQFVIEHGSRAKGLGEDVKALTDGIFARLGMTRTSLQWRSDFRPNLADGWRDDGQAVEHDERSNVRVAGSMDTTIDDLSKFAAALVRGDGLSPAARAELTKPGVAITTAHQFPTFGMELPIEQRRRDLAAGLGVIVFDGPQGPGFFKGGHDAQTANTLVCVERRQRCVLILANDVRAESRFADLVSFVLGETGVPYDWEYGSQAGKS
- a CDS encoding RNA polymerase sigma factor, with product MPAPAVLSDPSTPLSDEDVVARVIGGDVALFEVLMRRHNEQVYRAARAILRDEREAEDVMQAAYVNAYTHLAQFDGRAKFSTWLTKIAVYDALARVRRRGRYTSLDDDSAGTIMPVTSTPDPERHAFSVELRRLIEAAVDALGDGYREVFVLRQVQGLDTAETAEVLGVSEEVVRTRFSRARHQLREALADRVGDAATSAFTFGHARCDAVVSSVMARVLAADAHSRIRQRR
- a CDS encoding isoprenylcysteine carboxylmethyltransferase family protein encodes the protein MSPQSWINTALRSVIWLGAAAGWAYLQKPDGATVVTVRTDAIGWLGGGIVLAGLVLHFWGSAALARGERRGASRPVTDGPFRYIRHPIYLAGIVLLLGVGLLCAPLRAVDVGVPLLLLAYFHVAVVRVEEPELRRRFGSTYEEYCERVPRWLPVPTSGARAAEQRDSATDAARRR
- a CDS encoding FAD-binding oxidoreductase, giving the protein MRDDAIAAFEKSLRGRLIRPADPDYDGARAVYNAMIDRRPALIARAANVADVIASVNLAREEGLLLAIRGGGHNGPGFGTCDGGLVIDLSMLKGVRVDPQSRTVRVDAGCTSGEVDHATHAFGLAVPFGIVSSTGVAGLTLGGGTGYLTRKHGLTIDNLLEADVVLADGSFVTASATQHPDLFWALRGGGGNFGVVTSFLFQAHPVSTVYGGPIFWDAADARAVMRAYREFLPGAPEELGVFIGLKTVPPTDPFPKPHWGKRACAVIGAFNGTPAAGARAMEPLLDSVPAPLFNWMGPTPFPAMQSLFDGFFPKGLQWYWKGDFVASLPDEAIDVHIAQAARAPSDFSLMHLYPIDGAVRRVAKDATAWHERQATWSMVIAGIDADPGKADRLRTWGREYWKAVHPFNRGGGYVNFMMDDESADRLEATFGENYVRLAAVKAVYDPHNLFRVNQNITPAPASQKTASRRADTRRGDAAAAPPPE